In Tursiops truncatus isolate mTurTru1 chromosome X, mTurTru1.mat.Y, whole genome shotgun sequence, the following proteins share a genomic window:
- the TAB3 gene encoding TGF-beta-activated kinase 1 and MAP3K7-binding protein 3 isoform X1 yields the protein MAQNSPQLDMQVLHDLRQRFPEIPEGVVSQCMLQNNNNLEACCRALSQESSKYLYMEYHSPDDNRMNRNRLLHINLGIHSPSSYHPGDGVQLNGGRTLVHSSSDGHIDPQHAAGKQLICLVQEPHSAPAVVAATPNYNPFFMNEQNRSAATPPSQPPQQPSSIQTGMNPSAMQGPSPPPPPPPSYMHIPRYSTNPITVTVSQNLPSGQTVPRALQILPQIPSNLYGSPGSIYIRQTSQSSSGRQTPQSTPWQSSPQGPVPHYSQRPLPVYPHQQNYQPSQYSPKQQQIPQPAYHSPPPSQCPSPFSSPQHQVQPSQLGHPSSHVFMPPSPSTTPPHPYQQGPPSYQKQGSHSVAYLPYTPSSLPKGSMKKIEITVEPSQRSGTAINRSPSPISNQPSPRNQHSLYTATTPPSSSPSRGISSQPKPPFSVNPVYITYTQPTGPSCAPSPSPRMIPNPTTVFKITVGRATTENLLNLVDQEERSAAPEPIQPISVIPGSGGEKGSHKYQRSSSSGSDDYAYTQALLLHQRARMERLAKQLKLEKEELEQLKAEVNSMEHDLMQRRLRRVSCTTAIPTPEEMTRLRSMNRQLQINVDCTLKEVDLLQSRGNFDPKAMNNFYDNIEPGPVVPPKPPKKDSSDTCTVERKARRISVTSRVQEDIHDTQAAAADEHPSSSKQSPRTQPRDEDYEGAPWNCDSCTFLNHPALNRCEQCEMPRYT from the exons AACAACAACAATCTTGAAGCCTGTTGCCGCGCGCTTTCCCAGGAGAGTAGCAAATACTTATATATGGAATACCACAGTCCAGATGACAACAGGATGAATAGAAATCGCCTTTTGCATATTAACCTGGGTATTCATTCTCCTAGTAGCTACCACCCAGGAGATGGAGTGCAACTTAACGGTGGTCGAACACTGGTACATAGCTCAAGCGATGGACATATTGATCCACAGCATGCAGCAGGCAAACAGCTGATATGTTTAGTTCAGGAACCACACTCAGCTCCAGCTGTTGTCGCTGCTACTCCCAACTACAATCCATTTTTTATGAATGAACAGAACAGAAGTGCAGCTACTCCTCCTTCACAGCCACCTCAACAGCCATCTTCCATTCAAACAGGAATGAATCCATCTGCTATGCAAGggccttcaccaccaccaccgccacctcCTTCATACATGCACATACCTCGGTATAGTACAAATCCAATTACTGTTACAGTATCCCAGAACCTCCCTTCTGGACAGACTGTACCAAGAGCTTTACAAATTCTTCCACAAATTCCAAGCAATCTTTATGGGTCTCCTGGTTCTATCTATATTAGACAGACATCTCAGAGTTCATCAGGAAGACAAACTCCTCAGAGTACGCCATGGCAGTCCTCACCACAGGGCCCAGTGCCTCATTATAGCCAGCGTCCTTTACCTGTTTATCCGCATCAACAGAACTATCAACCTTCTCAGTATTCTCCCAAACAACAGCAGATCCCTCAACCTGCTTACCATTCACCACCACCTTCTCAATGTCCTTCACCCTTCAGCTCTCCACAGCATCAAGTACAGCCATCCCAGTTGGGCCACCCTAGTTCCCATGTCTTTATGCCACCTAGTCCTTCAACTACTCCACCCCATCCATATCAACAAGGACCTCCTAGCTATCAGAAACAGGGAAGTCATTCAGTAGCCTATCTCCCATATACACCATCTAGCTTACCCAAAGGATCCATGAAGAAGATAGAAATTACAGTCGAACCCTCTCAGAGATCTGGGACAGCAATTAATAGGAGTCCTTCACCTATCAGTAATCAGCCATCTCCACGGAATCAGCACTCATTGTACACAGCCACCACGCCACCTTCAAGTTCTCCTTCAAGAGGGATATCCAGTCAACCAAAACCTCCATTTAGTGTCAATCCtgtgtatattacatatacacaGCCAACTGGACCTTCTTGCGCTCCATCACCATCTCCTCGGATGATACCAAACCCaactacagtttttaaaattactgtagGCCGAGCAACAactgaaaatcttttaaatttagtgGACCAAGAAGAACGTTCTGCAGCCCCAGAACCTATTCAGCCCATTTCAGTGATaccaggctctgggggagaaaagggaagccatAAATATCAGAGAAGTTCTAGTTCTGGATCAGATGACTACGCCTATACACAAG CCTTGCTGTTACATCAGCGAGCAAGGATGGAGAGGTTAGCAAAGCAATTGAAACTTGAGAAAGAGGAGCTAGAGCAATTGAAGGCTGAAGTTAACAGTATGGAGCATGACCTGATGCAGAGACGGCTCAGAAGGGTCAGCTGCACCACTGCGATCCCAACG CCTGAGGAAATGACAAGATTGAGAAGCATGAACAGACAACTCCAGATAAATGTTGACTGTACACTGAAAGAAGTTGACCTCCTTCAATCTAGAG gtaACTTTGATCCAAAAGCTATGAATAATTTTTATGACAACATAGAACCTGGTCCAGTTGTACCACCCAAGCCACCTAAAAAAG ACTCATCAGACACCTGCACAGTTGAGAGGAAAGCCCGAAGAATTAGCGTGACCTCCAGAGTACAGGAGGACATCCATGACACCCAGGCAGCAGCTGCAGATG AGCATCCAAGTAGCTCCAAACAGAGTCCTCGGACACAACCCCGAGATGAAGACTATGAAGGGGCTCCATGGAATTGTGATAGCTGCACCTTTCTGAACCACCCCGCACTAAATCGCTGTGAGCAGTGTGAGATGCCACGGTACACTTGA
- the TAB3 gene encoding TGF-beta-activated kinase 1 and MAP3K7-binding protein 3 isoform X2, producing the protein MAQNSPQLDMQVLHDLRQRFPEIPEGVVSQCMLQNNNNLEACCRALSQESSKYLYMEYHSPDDNRMNRNRLLHINLGIHSPSSYHPGDGVQLNGGRTLVHSSSDGHIDPQHAAGKQLICLVQEPHSAPAVVAATPNYNPFFMNEQNRSAATPPSQPPQQPSSIQTGMNPSAMQGPSPPPPPPPSYMHIPRYSTNPITVTVSQNLPSGQTVPRALQILPQIPSNLYGSPGSIYIRQTSQSSSGRQTPQSTPWQSSPQGPVPHYSQRPLPVYPHQQNYQPSQYSPKQQQIPQPAYHSPPPSQCPSPFSSPQHQVQPSQLGHPSSHVFMPPSPSTTPPHPYQQGPPSYQKQGSHSVAYLPYTPSSLPKGSMKKIEITVEPSQRSGTAINRSPSPISNQPSPRNQHSLYTATTPPSSSPSRGISSQPKPPFSVNPVYITYTQPTGPSCAPSPSPRMIPNPTTVFKITVGRATTENLLNLVDQEERSAAPEPIQPISVIPGSGGEKGSHKYQRSSSSGSDDYAYTQGNFDPKAMNNFYDNIEPGPVVPPKPPKKDSSDTCTVERKARRISVTSRVQEDIHDTQAAAADEHPSSSKQSPRTQPRDEDYEGAPWNCDSCTFLNHPALNRCEQCEMPRYT; encoded by the exons AACAACAACAATCTTGAAGCCTGTTGCCGCGCGCTTTCCCAGGAGAGTAGCAAATACTTATATATGGAATACCACAGTCCAGATGACAACAGGATGAATAGAAATCGCCTTTTGCATATTAACCTGGGTATTCATTCTCCTAGTAGCTACCACCCAGGAGATGGAGTGCAACTTAACGGTGGTCGAACACTGGTACATAGCTCAAGCGATGGACATATTGATCCACAGCATGCAGCAGGCAAACAGCTGATATGTTTAGTTCAGGAACCACACTCAGCTCCAGCTGTTGTCGCTGCTACTCCCAACTACAATCCATTTTTTATGAATGAACAGAACAGAAGTGCAGCTACTCCTCCTTCACAGCCACCTCAACAGCCATCTTCCATTCAAACAGGAATGAATCCATCTGCTATGCAAGggccttcaccaccaccaccgccacctcCTTCATACATGCACATACCTCGGTATAGTACAAATCCAATTACTGTTACAGTATCCCAGAACCTCCCTTCTGGACAGACTGTACCAAGAGCTTTACAAATTCTTCCACAAATTCCAAGCAATCTTTATGGGTCTCCTGGTTCTATCTATATTAGACAGACATCTCAGAGTTCATCAGGAAGACAAACTCCTCAGAGTACGCCATGGCAGTCCTCACCACAGGGCCCAGTGCCTCATTATAGCCAGCGTCCTTTACCTGTTTATCCGCATCAACAGAACTATCAACCTTCTCAGTATTCTCCCAAACAACAGCAGATCCCTCAACCTGCTTACCATTCACCACCACCTTCTCAATGTCCTTCACCCTTCAGCTCTCCACAGCATCAAGTACAGCCATCCCAGTTGGGCCACCCTAGTTCCCATGTCTTTATGCCACCTAGTCCTTCAACTACTCCACCCCATCCATATCAACAAGGACCTCCTAGCTATCAGAAACAGGGAAGTCATTCAGTAGCCTATCTCCCATATACACCATCTAGCTTACCCAAAGGATCCATGAAGAAGATAGAAATTACAGTCGAACCCTCTCAGAGATCTGGGACAGCAATTAATAGGAGTCCTTCACCTATCAGTAATCAGCCATCTCCACGGAATCAGCACTCATTGTACACAGCCACCACGCCACCTTCAAGTTCTCCTTCAAGAGGGATATCCAGTCAACCAAAACCTCCATTTAGTGTCAATCCtgtgtatattacatatacacaGCCAACTGGACCTTCTTGCGCTCCATCACCATCTCCTCGGATGATACCAAACCCaactacagtttttaaaattactgtagGCCGAGCAACAactgaaaatcttttaaatttagtgGACCAAGAAGAACGTTCTGCAGCCCCAGAACCTATTCAGCCCATTTCAGTGATaccaggctctgggggagaaaagggaagccatAAATATCAGAGAAGTTCTAGTTCTGGATCAGATGACTACGCCTATACACAAG gtaACTTTGATCCAAAAGCTATGAATAATTTTTATGACAACATAGAACCTGGTCCAGTTGTACCACCCAAGCCACCTAAAAAAG ACTCATCAGACACCTGCACAGTTGAGAGGAAAGCCCGAAGAATTAGCGTGACCTCCAGAGTACAGGAGGACATCCATGACACCCAGGCAGCAGCTGCAGATG AGCATCCAAGTAGCTCCAAACAGAGTCCTCGGACACAACCCCGAGATGAAGACTATGAAGGGGCTCCATGGAATTGTGATAGCTGCACCTTTCTGAACCACCCCGCACTAAATCGCTGTGAGCAGTGTGAGATGCCACGGTACACTTGA